In Candidatus Chromulinivoraceae bacterium, the following proteins share a genomic window:
- a CDS encoding metal-sensitive transcriptional regulator, with product MIQDIKERTNRRSKIIEGQFKGLEKMIENEAYCIDILTQSLAIQRSLASLNKLILENHLKTHISQILGSGDEKHHDKAIQELLSLYELNNIKSK from the coding sequence ATGATACAAGACATTAAAGAACGAACAAATCGCCGTTCAAAAATCATTGAAGGCCAGTTTAAAGGGCTCGAAAAAATGATAGAGAACGAAGCTTATTGCATAGATATACTTACGCAAAGTCTAGCCATCCAAAGATCCCTCGCCTCTTTGAATAAGCTTATCCTTGAAAACCACCTGAAAACACATATTTCTCAGATACTTGGTTCTGGCGATGAAAAGCATCACGATAAAGCTATTCAAGAGTTGCTAAGTCTTTACGAACTCAATAATATTAAAAGTAAGTAG
- a CDS encoding alpha/beta hydrolase: MKPRFIFIHGNQSTHWSFAWAPWLKSELEQLGFETFFETMPDSIIARSEYWLPFLKNHVKVGKNDVIIGWSSGAVAAMRYAEENRLLGSILVSPCYTDLGDELEKESGYYDQPWQWEKIRFNQKHIALLWGDNDPYIPQSEFEHIASQLRPTEMRIRNAGHFIERQNFPELLQYVKDTYL, encoded by the coding sequence ATGAAACCTCGCTTTATATTTATACATGGTAATCAGTCAACGCACTGGTCTTTTGCGTGGGCGCCATGGCTTAAAAGCGAATTAGAACAACTTGGGTTCGAGACATTCTTCGAGACTATGCCGGATTCTATCATCGCTCGTTCCGAGTATTGGCTACCTTTCTTAAAGAATCACGTGAAGGTCGGAAAGAACGACGTCATTATTGGGTGGTCTTCAGGAGCGGTTGCGGCTATGCGATACGCTGAAGAAAACAGGCTTCTTGGATCTATTCTTGTTTCACCTTGTTATACCGATTTAGGGGATGAGCTTGAAAAGGAGAGTGGATACTATGACCAGCCATGGCAGTGGGAAAAGATTAGATTTAATCAAAAACACATAGCCCTACTATGGGGTGACAACGATCCATATATTCCTCAGTCTGAATTCGAACACATCGCTAGTCAATTGCGTCCGACGGAAATGAGAATTCGTAATGCTGGACATTTTATCGAGAGACAGAATTTCCCTGAATTATTGCAGTATGTGAAAGATACCTACCTCTAA
- a CDS encoding heavy metal translocating P-type ATPase: MPEHIQHHNHHHSPMKATSHDKHAGHSPDMFKQKFWLSLAFTIPTVIFSHAVQAWFNIHLTFTGVEYIPPIFGTVIFFYGGMVFLKSAKAELANKLPGMMTLISMAIIVAFGYSLAVTFKIVDGMDFWWELATLVTIMLLGHWLEMASVMKAEGALNELAKLLPDEAELVGDNDDIKRVSVSELKVGDIILVRPGGQIPIDGNVIDGESDVNESMLTGESKPVNKTAQANVTGGTVNGNGSLLITVTKVGQDTALAGIMKLVAEAQSSKSKTQVLADKAAFYLTLTAIGAAFITGVVWMIIGETPSFILERIVTVLIIACPHALGLAIPLVTAISTTLAAKNGLLIRERIALESARDIDVILFDKTGTLTKGQQGVTNVWPTEGYTDADILQLTASLEQHSEHVIGKGIVQRAEDKRLKLESPTKFTALPGLGVRGSLRGEVYTAASRRYLTEQKIELPKALGTKTNKAAKEGKTEVFLLKEKIVLGCITLADEIRPESREAVTKLHSMGIETAMITGDSHDVAAYVARKLGIDLVFAEVRPEDKATRVKELQAKGKRVGMVGDGVNDAPALTQADVGIAIGAGTDVAIESAGIVLISSDPLGIVKVITLSRAAYRKMLQNLAWAAGYNTISIPLAAGVAAGFGFVLSPAFGAILMSLSTIVVALNAQLLRKLQL; this comes from the coding sequence ATGCCAGAACATATACAGCATCACAATCATCATCACTCACCAATGAAAGCTACCAGTCACGATAAACACGCTGGTCACAGTCCTGACATGTTCAAACAAAAGTTCTGGCTTAGTCTTGCCTTCACTATACCTACGGTTATATTTTCGCACGCAGTACAGGCTTGGTTTAATATCCACTTAACCTTCACTGGTGTCGAGTACATTCCACCTATTTTTGGCACGGTTATCTTTTTTTATGGTGGCATGGTATTCCTCAAGAGCGCTAAAGCCGAACTCGCCAATAAGCTCCCTGGCATGATGACACTGATCTCGATGGCGATCATCGTAGCCTTCGGCTATAGTCTAGCCGTAACGTTCAAAATCGTTGACGGTATGGACTTTTGGTGGGAACTCGCAACGCTAGTAACTATTATGCTTCTTGGCCACTGGCTAGAAATGGCTTCTGTTATGAAAGCTGAAGGTGCCCTCAACGAGCTTGCAAAGTTGCTACCCGACGAAGCGGAGCTTGTAGGTGATAACGATGACATAAAAAGAGTATCCGTTAGTGAATTAAAAGTAGGCGATATTATTCTGGTACGACCAGGCGGACAAATTCCAATAGATGGAAATGTGATCGACGGCGAATCGGATGTTAACGAATCGATGTTGACTGGTGAATCCAAACCGGTCAACAAAACAGCCCAAGCAAATGTAACAGGTGGCACAGTGAACGGAAATGGCTCACTACTGATTACTGTTACAAAAGTTGGTCAAGACACGGCGCTCGCTGGAATTATGAAACTGGTTGCAGAAGCGCAGAGTAGCAAATCTAAAACCCAAGTTTTAGCCGATAAGGCCGCATTCTACCTTACTCTCACTGCAATCGGTGCTGCGTTCATTACAGGGGTTGTCTGGATGATTATAGGTGAGACACCGTCCTTTATTCTTGAGCGTATCGTCACTGTGCTTATTATCGCCTGTCCGCATGCGCTAGGGCTTGCCATCCCGCTCGTCACCGCCATCTCCACAACGCTTGCCGCGAAGAATGGCCTACTTATTCGTGAACGGATTGCGCTTGAATCAGCCCGAGATATAGATGTCATATTATTTGATAAAACAGGTACGTTAACTAAGGGACAGCAAGGCGTTACAAACGTCTGGCCGACTGAAGGTTATACAGACGCAGATATCCTCCAGCTTACCGCTAGTCTTGAGCAACATAGTGAACATGTTATCGGGAAAGGCATCGTCCAAAGAGCAGAAGATAAGCGGCTGAAGCTAGAATCTCCTACTAAGTTCACGGCACTTCCTGGTCTTGGCGTACGGGGAAGCTTACGAGGTGAAGTCTACACCGCAGCCAGTCGCAGGTACCTAACCGAACAGAAGATAGAACTACCAAAAGCACTCGGCACCAAGACGAACAAGGCAGCAAAAGAGGGTAAGACCGAGGTCTTCCTCTTAAAAGAAAAGATAGTTCTTGGATGTATTACGCTAGCCGATGAAATCCGTCCGGAATCTAGAGAAGCGGTTACTAAGCTTCATTCTATGGGGATTGAAACAGCCATGATAACCGGTGATTCTCATGATGTTGCCGCCTATGTAGCTCGCAAACTTGGAATTGACCTCGTTTTTGCCGAGGTACGTCCAGAAGACAAAGCAACCAGGGTGAAAGAGCTACAAGCCAAAGGTAAACGTGTTGGCATGGTTGGTGACGGTGTTAATGACGCGCCCGCTCTTACCCAAGCAGATGTCGGTATTGCCATAGGAGCAGGTACTGATGTCGCAATTGAATCTGCTGGTATTGTGTTAATTTCGAGTGATCCGCTCGGAATCGTCAAAGTTATAACCTTGTCCCGCGCGGCTTATCGAAAAATGCTCCAAAACCTCGCCTGGGCCGCCGGTTACAATACCATCTCTATACCTCTCGCTGCAGGTGTAGCAGCCGGATTCGGTTTCGTACTCTCACCAGCCTTCGGTGCCATACTTATGTCACTTTCAACGATTGTCGTAGCGCTAAATGCACAACTACTACGCAAATTGCAGCTATAG
- the treF gene encoding alpha,alpha-trehalase TreF has translation MKIPGENKIKSTIVAATGGLIPTAKSPDEALGELFADVQNRRVYGDGKTFVDLIPRRRMKHIQQEYLLSKDDPQFDLRDFVSRHFYEFGSYNGTYHTDMTMTPRQHITELWHVLERKNRRDRGSLIALPNAYVVPGGRFSEQFYWDSYFIMLGLAADDRWDMIEGMIKNYAYMIRKFGFIPTANRTYFLSRSQPPFFALMVKLLARHKGRTRTLVEYLPYMLLEYRFWMKGKRTLAKYEHKSFARIAEMPNGVLLNRYYDNKATPRPESLREDVETAGEATDREPDRLYLHLRAGAESGWDFSSRWFVDPNDIRTIHTADIAPVDLNSLLCILEQTIAETYRLLRQPLLARKFQAAADQREHGIQEYCWSETDGFFGDYNFHKKEQTHRLTLAGVFPLYAKIATTKQAAAVAKRLEEDFLKDGGLVTTLIETGQQWDAPNGWAPLHWIVIEGLRNYGHHQLADEIKHRWIATNVRVFETKGKMIEKYDVIDPSGVGGGGEYPLQDGFGWTNGVLAALLNEDDKNN, from the coding sequence ATGAAAATACCAGGCGAAAATAAAATCAAGTCAACGATTGTCGCTGCTACAGGCGGTTTAATTCCGACGGCCAAAAGTCCAGATGAGGCGCTTGGTGAGTTGTTTGCAGATGTGCAAAACCGCCGAGTATACGGTGACGGTAAAACGTTTGTTGATCTAATACCTCGTCGGCGTATGAAGCATATCCAGCAGGAATATCTCCTTTCGAAGGACGATCCTCAATTTGATCTTCGTGATTTTGTTTCTCGTCATTTTTATGAGTTTGGTAGTTACAACGGAACGTACCACACTGATATGACCATGACGCCAAGGCAACACATTACCGAGCTTTGGCATGTGCTTGAGCGCAAAAATCGTCGTGATCGCGGTTCGCTCATTGCACTTCCTAACGCCTATGTCGTGCCGGGTGGTCGGTTTAGCGAGCAGTTCTACTGGGATAGCTACTTTATAATGTTGGGTCTTGCAGCCGATGATCGTTGGGACATGATTGAGGGTATGATCAAGAATTATGCCTACATGATCCGTAAATTTGGTTTCATCCCAACCGCTAACCGTACCTACTTTTTAAGCCGCAGTCAGCCACCGTTTTTTGCTTTAATGGTCAAATTACTCGCTCGTCACAAGGGTCGCACGCGAACGCTCGTTGAGTATCTGCCGTACATGTTGCTTGAATACCGTTTTTGGATGAAAGGCAAACGTACGCTCGCTAAGTATGAACATAAATCGTTCGCTCGTATTGCGGAGATGCCCAATGGCGTTCTGCTTAACAGATATTATGACAACAAGGCGACACCTCGTCCCGAATCCCTTCGCGAAGATGTGGAGACGGCGGGCGAAGCAACTGACCGCGAGCCAGACCGCCTCTATCTGCATTTGCGCGCTGGTGCAGAATCGGGTTGGGACTTTAGCTCACGCTGGTTTGTCGATCCTAATGATATTCGCACTATTCACACCGCTGATATTGCTCCGGTTGATCTTAATAGCCTTCTTTGTATCTTGGAACAAACAATCGCTGAGACATACCGTCTGCTGCGTCAGCCGCTACTTGCCCGTAAATTTCAGGCTGCGGCTGATCAGCGAGAACATGGTATTCAAGAATACTGCTGGAGCGAGACGGATGGTTTCTTTGGGGATTATAACTTTCACAAAAAAGAACAAACGCACAGGCTTACGTTAGCAGGTGTCTTTCCACTTTACGCAAAGATCGCCACTACTAAGCAGGCAGCAGCTGTTGCTAAGCGACTCGAAGAAGACTTTTTAAAGGATGGCGGGCTTGTGACGACATTAATAGAGACGGGTCAGCAGTGGGATGCGCCAAATGGTTGGGCACCTCTGCATTGGATCGTTATCGAAGGTTTGCGCAATTACGGTCACCACCAGCTAGCGGATGAGATTAAACATCGTTGGATAGCTACAAACGTGCGCGTCTTTGAAACTAAAGGCAAGATGATCGAAAAATATGACGTCATTGACCCAAGTGGTGTGGGCGGTGGTGGTGAATACCCGTTGCAAGACGGTTTTGGTTGGACAAATGGCGTATTAGCGGCACTTTTAAACGAAGACGATAAAAATAACTAG
- a CDS encoding MarR family transcriptional regulator → MNDARNSDNLYWLLLRVAFQAKQGLIRLADTYGLTVAQLHSLAILDPGAGVPMNRLSSTLLCDASNVTGIVDRLLSAGYIVREENPEDRRVKMIALTKEGEKLRNRFFHELNDYQLPSFSELTPTQRDNLKETLLVILRPIS, encoded by the coding sequence ATGAATGACGCACGTAATAGTGATAATCTCTATTGGCTCCTTCTTCGTGTTGCCTTTCAAGCTAAACAGGGGTTAATAAGATTGGCTGATACGTATGGGCTGACTGTTGCACAATTACACTCGCTGGCTATTCTTGACCCTGGTGCGGGTGTTCCTATGAACAGGCTTTCCTCTACACTACTTTGTGATGCCTCTAATGTTACGGGTATTGTTGATCGTTTGCTGTCAGCTGGATATATCGTTCGTGAAGAAAATCCAGAAGATCGCCGAGTTAAGATGATCGCCCTCACAAAAGAGGGTGAAAAGCTTCGAAATCGCTTTTTCCATGAGTTGAACGACTATCAGTTACCTTCTTTTAGTGAACTGACACCCACTCAGCGTGATAACCTCAAAGAGACACTGCTTGTGATCTTGCGGCCGATAAGCTAG
- a CDS encoding glycosyltransferase family 4 protein — MKIAMMVRGFMTSPVSNDIAYSPTNVAIPIAEGLAAKGHDVTFFGPEGTHLEGVEVITNNVRPLVTTAQQLHEMVTTNDLFQDYLPSLYDQYMVRDMFERAKAGEFDVLVFHHPESAMGFARLYPKVPVLYVLHDYLDEKRRQVIEMNLSPNQHFVSISNSQRRDAPDLPYVDTVYNGIDTDLFTYSEDAEDYLIYAGRIVPEKGVREAVQVALKTGRRLFLIGQVLPNYQWYFDEYIKPHLSDRILYLGLIDQEQLKRYYQKAAALLMPIRWEEPFGLTMAEAMACGTPVIAFRRGSVPEVIVDGKTGFIVENTADMTETIENISKIKRRDCRQHVEHHFTLSHMVNQYESVLSSIVYSTPPKTKAFIKGVRLISEKIVDQLR; from the coding sequence ATGAAGATTGCCATGATGGTGAGGGGCTTTATGACCTCTCCTGTGTCGAATGACATAGCCTATTCTCCAACCAACGTTGCAATACCAATTGCCGAGGGTCTAGCGGCAAAAGGTCATGACGTCACCTTCTTTGGCCCTGAGGGCACTCACCTTGAGGGTGTTGAAGTCATCACAAATAACGTTCGTCCCCTTGTAACGACCGCTCAACAACTACATGAGATGGTTACAACTAACGACCTCTTTCAGGACTATCTACCAAGTCTTTACGACCAGTACATGGTACGCGATATGTTTGAACGTGCGAAAGCGGGTGAGTTTGATGTACTTGTATTTCACCACCCAGAATCTGCAATGGGCTTTGCCAGACTCTATCCTAAGGTTCCCGTTTTATATGTACTCCACGACTACCTGGACGAAAAGCGTCGCCAAGTCATAGAGATGAACCTTTCTCCAAACCAGCACTTCGTTTCTATTTCCAATAGCCAGCGACGTGACGCGCCCGACCTACCTTATGTTGATACAGTTTACAACGGCATCGACACAGATCTCTTCACCTATAGCGAAGACGCCGAGGACTATTTGATATACGCTGGCCGTATTGTGCCGGAAAAAGGTGTGAGAGAGGCTGTCCAAGTTGCTCTTAAAACAGGTCGTCGATTATTCCTGATTGGCCAGGTACTCCCAAACTACCAGTGGTATTTTGATGAGTATATTAAGCCTCACCTTAGCGACCGCATCCTTTACTTAGGTCTTATCGATCAAGAACAGCTAAAGCGCTACTACCAGAAGGCTGCCGCGCTTTTGATGCCAATTCGATGGGAAGAACCATTCGGACTCACCATGGCAGAGGCCATGGCTTGTGGTACACCAGTTATTGCCTTTAGGCGAGGTTCCGTCCCTGAGGTGATTGTTGATGGTAAAACCGGTTTTATAGTGGAAAACACCGCCGACATGACCGAAACCATCGAAAACATTAGCAAGATTAAACGACGTGATTGCCGTCAGCACGTTGAGCATCACTTTACGCTTTCGCACATGGTCAATCAATACGAGTCTGTCCTTAGTAGCATTGTGTACAGTACGCCGCCTAAAACAAAAGCCTTTATCAAGGGTGTTCGTCTTATTTCTGAGAAAATTGTCGATCAGCTGCGCTAG
- a CDS encoding histidine phosphatase family protein has product MTLIVDLIRHAESRMNVDMADARIPFIGGRQNEIDLSELGETQALKLGRYAMSHDLRPMDVYSSPAVRTRRTHELSAFAMGLVIEPKVDDRLQELDQGEWTNQPRALYDDPDIRREMVSLGSDFAPPGGESMNVVYERAAAFMESLVTPELIEGPRYIWVHSHGVVIKTFVGKLLGKTHEETYKTPIDNASRTRIVYDNGQWRVEFVNRPTSE; this is encoded by the coding sequence ATGACTTTGATCGTTGATCTGATTCGCCATGCCGAATCAAGAATGAACGTAGACATGGCAGATGCACGGATCCCTTTTATAGGTGGAAGGCAGAATGAAATCGACTTGAGTGAACTGGGTGAAACCCAAGCATTAAAACTCGGTCGTTATGCTATGTCACATGACCTAAGACCGATGGATGTCTACAGTTCACCAGCCGTACGCACGAGGCGTACTCACGAGCTCTCGGCCTTTGCGATGGGACTAGTTATTGAACCGAAGGTAGACGATAGACTGCAGGAACTAGATCAAGGCGAGTGGACTAATCAGCCTCGCGCCCTTTACGACGATCCTGATATTAGACGAGAAATGGTTAGTCTAGGTAGTGACTTCGCTCCCCCAGGGGGTGAATCGATGAATGTCGTTTACGAACGTGCCGCCGCCTTTATGGAGTCACTCGTAACTCCTGAGCTTATCGAAGGGCCAAGATATATTTGGGTGCACTCCCATGGGGTTGTTATCAAGACTTTCGTTGGCAAACTTTTAGGTAAGACTCACGAAGAAACATACAAAACCCCGATTGACAATGCGTCACGTACACGTATTGTGTATGACAACGGTCAGTGGAGGGTCGAATTCGTGAACCGTCCCACGAGCGAGTAA
- a CDS encoding MFS transporter, producing MKERSRWIILTLLALAQFMVVLDTSVANVALPAIQKTLGFDASTLQWVITAYALTFGGTLLLGGRAADLFGRRRTLLFGITGFTLISLLIGLSNSATLLIVLRALQGMSAAFMSPSALSIVLTTFREGKARNTALGVWTAVAAGGAAAGLVVGGLLTEYLNWRWNFFVNVPVGIFAAIGILKFVPPHSSTASHRHLDLPGALLVTSGLMTLVYGLTEAPHWGWLSTGTIGFLATSILLLVSFLWNESRASHPLMPLSIFKIRNVAGANAIMTPIMASMLGMFFLLSLYIQVVMKYEPVQAGIAFLPFPAMLAIISNTVPRLIPKYGYKRFLMIGTFLLAGGLVWLSQLTLASNYVVSILPAIILMAAGMGMSFVSVNIAATSGVPANEAGLASGMVNTSQQMGGALGLAVLSGVATSVAQGPANLGPVTALLNGDKRAFLVASFFALAAFLIASFVIREQPKTTQNTVVEPVSVH from the coding sequence ATGAAAGAACGATCACGATGGATCATTCTCACACTCCTCGCTCTTGCCCAGTTTATGGTTGTCCTCGATACCTCGGTGGCCAATGTTGCCCTTCCGGCAATCCAAAAAACACTCGGCTTTGATGCGAGCACACTCCAATGGGTTATAACCGCCTACGCCCTTACCTTTGGCGGTACATTACTATTAGGTGGACGTGCAGCCGACTTATTTGGTCGTCGTCGCACACTTCTTTTTGGGATAACTGGGTTTACCTTGATTTCCCTGCTAATCGGTTTATCGAATTCAGCAACTCTTCTGATTGTACTCCGTGCACTACAGGGAATGTCTGCTGCATTCATGTCACCGAGCGCTCTCTCTATCGTGCTGACAACCTTCCGCGAAGGTAAAGCCCGCAATACCGCTCTTGGTGTATGGACAGCCGTTGCTGCCGGCGGTGCCGCTGCAGGCTTAGTAGTAGGTGGCTTGCTCACCGAATACCTTAACTGGCGCTGGAACTTCTTCGTCAACGTACCGGTTGGTATCTTTGCCGCAATCGGAATATTAAAGTTTGTGCCTCCACATAGTTCAACGGCTTCACATCGTCATCTTGACCTCCCAGGCGCCCTGCTGGTTACTTCAGGTCTTATGACTCTCGTCTATGGCCTGACCGAAGCTCCTCACTGGGGCTGGCTAAGTACGGGCACTATCGGATTCCTTGCTACAAGTATCTTACTTCTCGTCTCCTTTTTGTGGAACGAGTCACGTGCTTCACATCCGCTTATGCCACTGTCTATCTTTAAAATTCGAAACGTCGCTGGCGCCAACGCCATCATGACTCCAATTATGGCAAGTATGCTCGGCATGTTCTTTCTTCTGTCGCTCTACATCCAGGTTGTCATGAAGTATGAACCTGTTCAGGCTGGCATCGCTTTCCTGCCGTTCCCTGCAATGCTAGCAATCATCTCAAACACTGTGCCTCGACTTATTCCTAAGTACGGTTACAAGCGCTTTTTAATGATTGGTACGTTCCTTCTTGCTGGCGGTTTGGTATGGCTGAGCCAGCTAACGCTCGCTAGCAACTATGTAGTTAGTATTTTGCCAGCTATTATTCTAATGGCCGCCGGCATGGGCATGAGTTTCGTCTCAGTAAACATTGCCGCTACTTCTGGCGTACCAGCTAATGAAGCTGGTCTGGCGTCTGGTATGGTCAATACCTCCCAGCAAATGGGTGGCGCCCTCGGACTCGCCGTTCTCTCTGGTGTGGCAACCTCTGTAGCTCAAGGGCCAGCTAACCTCGGACCTGTCACCGCCCTACTTAATGGTGATAAGCGCGCATTTCTCGTTGCAAGCTTCTTTGCCCTCGCTGCTTTCTTGATTGCAAGTTTCGTCATCCGTGAGCAACCAAAAACTACGCAAAACACAGTGGTTGAACCTGTTTCTGTACACTAA
- the typA gene encoding translational GTPase TypA: MIDQKFIRNIAIIAHVDHGKTTLVDGLLKQSNTFRDNQAEMSQDLIMDSGDQEHERGITITAKQTSIYHNDYKINIIDTPGHADFSGEVERTLNMADGVLLIVDAQEGPMPQTKFVLSKALELGLKPVVIINKIDKPSRRIAEVEDEISNLFLELAVDDSQLHYPVYFAIGREGKAWTTIPENPSEHADLNPIFEAIIKDIPAPTVELEKPLQLLVTSLQYDSFLGKYAIGRITRGSVKKNMPVVLIKRDGTQINSKIDRIFGYRGLNREEITEAGAGDIVALTGIAEAHIGETIADKEQPEALPVIDIEAPTLSMYLGPNTSPMKGKEGEFNTSRQIGDRLKKELETNVSLRVADDGIGFTVSGRGELHLSVLIETLRREGFEFEVGRPQVVTIEEDGVVKEPVEELLIEVAPEFLGTVSQELGTRRAAMVRQEQTSSGTTRTEFILPTRALIGLRNLLLTATKGTVIMNTLPHGYEPLGPKLQKTRNGALVATDPGVTTPYALQTAESRGDLFVGPGTTVYAGMVIGVYNRHDDLDINVCKAKHLTNMRSSSSDGTVQLTPYTELSLEQCIDFIEDDELLEVTPKSLRLRKRFLDPNQRKRAAK, translated from the coding sequence ATGATAGATCAGAAATTTATACGCAACATTGCTATTATTGCGCACGTCGACCACGGAAAGACGACGCTTGTTGATGGCCTCTTAAAGCAAAGTAACACGTTCCGTGACAACCAGGCTGAAATGAGCCAGGACCTTATCATGGATAGCGGTGACCAGGAGCATGAGCGTGGTATCACTATTACGGCTAAACAGACATCTATCTATCATAACGATTACAAAATCAACATTATTGACACCCCTGGGCACGCCGACTTTAGTGGTGAGGTAGAACGCACGCTTAACATGGCCGACGGCGTTCTACTTATTGTAGACGCTCAGGAAGGCCCAATGCCACAGACTAAGTTCGTGCTTTCAAAGGCACTCGAGCTTGGCCTTAAGCCAGTTGTTATTATTAACAAAATCGACAAGCCTTCACGCCGTATCGCTGAAGTAGAAGACGAGATCTCTAATCTCTTCTTGGAACTTGCTGTCGATGACAGTCAGCTGCATTATCCTGTTTACTTTGCTATTGGTCGCGAAGGAAAAGCCTGGACGACTATTCCTGAGAACCCATCAGAGCACGCTGATCTTAATCCTATCTTTGAAGCTATCATTAAAGATATTCCAGCACCTACCGTTGAGCTTGAAAAGCCTCTTCAACTACTTGTAACCTCACTGCAATACGACTCTTTCCTTGGTAAGTATGCCATTGGCCGTATTACGCGTGGAAGTGTAAAAAAGAACATGCCAGTCGTGCTTATTAAGCGCGATGGCACGCAGATTAATAGCAAAATCGACCGCATATTCGGCTATCGTGGTCTTAACCGTGAAGAAATTACTGAAGCTGGTGCAGGTGATATTGTGGCGCTTACCGGTATTGCTGAAGCGCATATTGGTGAAACGATTGCCGATAAGGAACAGCCTGAGGCGCTACCCGTTATCGATATCGAGGCCCCAACACTAAGCATGTATCTTGGTCCAAACACCAGTCCTATGAAGGGCAAAGAGGGTGAGTTTAACACAAGTCGCCAAATCGGTGATCGTCTTAAGAAAGAGCTTGAAACGAACGTAAGTCTTCGTGTAGCAGACGACGGTATCGGCTTTACGGTCAGCGGTCGCGGTGAGCTTCACCTCTCTGTACTTATCGAAACACTTCGCCGTGAAGGTTTTGAGTTTGAAGTTGGTCGTCCTCAAGTAGTGACAATCGAAGAAGACGGTGTTGTAAAAGAACCAGTTGAAGAACTACTGATTGAGGTTGCTCCTGAGTTCCTCGGTACTGTAAGCCAAGAACTTGGTACTCGTCGTGCTGCTATGGTTCGTCAAGAACAAACCAGCAGTGGAACCACTCGTACTGAATTCATTTTGCCTACTCGTGCGCTGATTGGCCTTCGTAACCTCCTTTTGACTGCGACTAAGGGCACGGTTATCATGAACACCTTGCCGCATGGCTATGAACCACTTGGTCCTAAACTGCAGAAAACCCGTAACGGTGCACTTGTTGCAACTGACCCAGGAGTGACAACACCATACGCACTGCAAACTGCCGAATCTCGTGGTGATTTGTTCGTTGGGCCAGGAACAACAGTCTATGCAGGTATGGTTATCGGTGTTTACAACCGTCACGATGACCTTGATATCAACGTCTGTAAGGCTAAACACCTCACAAATATGCGTAGTAGTAGCAGTGATGGTACGGTTCAGCTAACACCGTACACCGAACTGAGCCTTGAGCAATGTATCGACTTCATTGAGGATGACGAATTGCTTGAAGTGACACCAAAATCACTTCGACTCCGTAAGCGTTTCCTTGATCCAAATCAACGCAAGCGTGCAGCTAAGTAG